In Bacillus sp. S3, the sequence TACAGAGGTTTTCGATTCTTCCTGCCGGTCTAATCTAGCTTTCCATTTACCGTACCACTCCGCAAATTCTGGCTCACCATTCAAACCAGTTTCTTCATTATTAGCCAATGTTAGCGCCCTGAATGTATTGGTAAAATCCGCATGATTCTTTTCCATCAAACTAAGGAGGTCATTTATTAGCTTTTCATCATCAGATTCTTCGTTAAATATTCCAAGTTTCGCTCGCATTCCCTCGAGCCAATTCGCTTCATATATTTTTGAAAAGTGAGATATTGCATCTTGAGCCTTTTCAACCGCCTTCTCTTGATTTTCATCTAGCAGCGGTAAGAGAGCTTCAGCGAACCGTGCGAGATTCCATCCCGCCATATAAGGCTGGTTGCCATAGGCATAGCGTCCTTGAGTATCAATAGAACTGAAAACCGTTGCGGGATCATATGTATCCATAAAGGCACAAGGACCATAATCAATTGTTTCTCCACTAATTGTCATATTATCAGTGTTCATCACCCCATGTATAAAGCCAACCAATTGCCATTTGGCTACAAGTGCCGCCTGGCGTTTGATTACTTCTTCAAGAAACCGTAGATATCGATTTTCATCCGCTTCAATGTCGGGATAATGTCGGCTAATTGCATAGTCTGCGAGTGTCCGAAGCTCCTCCATTGTTCCCCATTTTGCCACGTACTGGAAGGTACCTACTCGAATATGACTAGCAGCAACACGAGTAAGGATGGCACCAGGAAGAGCGGTTTCACGCTGGACAGCTTCACCGGTTGTGACGACAGCTAGACTACGGGTGGTAGGAATACCCAAGGCATGCATGGCCTCACTGATGATGTATTCTCGCAGCATCGGTCCGAGTGCCGCACGTCCGTCACCGCCGCGGGAATATGGTGTTCTCCCTGGCCCTTTAAGCTGAATATCAACTCGTTCTCCTTTAGACGTCATCTGCTCTCCCAGCAGCACAGCCCGTCCATCCCCTAACTTTGTAAAATGCCCAAATTGATGACCTGCATATGCCTGCGCAAGCGGCTCAGCTCCCTGGGGTACCCGGTTGCCGGCAAGAACCGCCACACCATCCTCACTCTGCAGCGCCTCTATATTCAATCCAAGTGATTCCGCCAAAGGCGCATTGAGAATAACTAACCCTGGTTCCTCGACGGGTATTGGATTGTGTAAAGTAAAAAAAGAATTTGGGAGACGGGCATAACTATTTTCAAAATTCCATCCAGTTTCTAACATCGTATCTCCTTTTGTTGTTTTCAAATTTTTTGTGCGTTCCACTACATCGATTCATTTTTTTTCCACTTGATTTCATAAATCCATCTATCATAATATAGTAAACCCGTTTTTTTCACGAATTTTAACTAATACGCTTGTATTGAACGTAAGCATATTGCTTATACAATTAAATTCGTTTGGTTACAATTCTAATAGAAATGGAGGAGAGATGATGGGGCGAATTTTTTCAATTCTAGTCATACTATTTATACTATATGTTTCTGGACCATTTATTAAACAAAAATTTGCAAATTCCGATTACGCAGTTTCAATGAAACAAATTGAAACTAAATTAAATGATGTCAAGAAAAATCCTGAAATTCAGGCAGCCATCGAATCTCTATCTGGAGAGGTCAAACAATTTGTAGAGCAGCTTGGCCTTTTTTTAGATAAAAATCCGCTAACGGAAGAGCCAGCTGATCGAGAAAAGGTAACGTTAAAAACCCCAGCTGATCAAGTCTTTTCCATTCATAATATAGAGCTCGGCGCCACCAAAGAAGATATTGAAAACAAACTTGGCCAGGCAAACCGGGAATCGCTGAATGAATATGGGGAAAAGTGGTATGCTTTTCACAACAATTATCAAAGCTTTTTTATGGTCATGTTCGATGATAAAAATCAAGCAGTTGGTTTATACACAAATCAAGATTTAATTGCCTCTAGCAATGGGATTAAGGGAGGTAGTTCGAAAGAAACCGTTCGAGCTGTGCTTGGAAAACCACTGTCCGGGATTCAAAAGGGGCTGACTATTTTGCAAATACAAGAAAATGCGGACTATGATGTATATCTGCTAGACGAAGTCTATGTTACCATTTTCTACGACAAACACGAAAACAATACAGTGACTGCCATGCAATTAATCAACAAAGATTTGGAACAAAAGAAACATGAACTCTACACTAGTGCAAGTCCGGAATTGAAGGAAGGATTTGAATACCAGCTATTCGATTTAACAAATGCATCTCGTGTGGAGCACCAGCTTCCCATTCTGTCATGGGATAATCAAGTAAAAGAAACTGCTCGGAAACATAGCATGGATATGGCTGTTAATCAATATTTTGATCACACAAACCTTAAAGGGCAATCGCCATTTGATCGGATGAAGGAGGATCAAATTATCTTTTATCTTGCTGGAGAGAACCTTGCTTATGGTCAATTTAGCAGTATTTTTGCCCATGAAGGGTTAATGAACTCGATTGGCCACCGCCAAAATATTTTACGTAAGGGATATAAGTATTTAGGAGTAGGCGTTGCTTTTAATGATCAATCACAGCCCTACTATACCGAAAATTTTTATGCAAAATAATCAAGTAAAATGTCCTTCATAACCATGATGAAGGACTTTCACAAGAAATCGAGAAGTAAAAAGTCCTCCAACGGGAATGCGAACCTCGTTTTATTTTTCCAACATTAATTTTAATATCAGTTCATCTGTTTGCCTTGTACCTTCATTTCCAAGTTTGCAGAAGCTCTCAATACTTTTTTCGACATCATCGTGAATAAAGCCGTCTGTTGACTGTATTTCCTGATGGTTCAAGGCAAGTAATGCGGACTGGACAGCGACATTGGAACAAGTTGAAACCTTCATGGCGCAGCCTGCCTTTGCTCCGTCGCAAATCATTCCTGACACGTTGCCAATTGTATTTTGAATGGCTGCCTTTATCTGTTGAAGGCCCCCGTTCAATAAATAAACAATTGCTCCACTTGCCCCCATTCCCGCTGCGGTGACCCCGCATAAGGCAGAAAGGCGGCCAAATCTAGATTTGATATGGATGGTTATCAGGTGACTAAGAGCAACCGCCCGAATCATCTTGTCCTCGGACACTTGCAGCTTTTCTGCTGCGGCGACAACTGGAAGTGTAACCGCAATCCCTTGGTTTCCACTCCCTGTATTCGCCATTACCGGAAGTGTTGATCCTGCCATTCTGGCATCTGAACCCGCTGCTGCAAGCGACATGGCCGCAGTGGCTAAATCGTTGGATAAAATCCCCTTTTTCACATTATCTTGAATCGTTTTTCCAACATTTAGACCATAATTACCGGAAAGTCCTTCTAAACCAATATTTTTATTTAATTCAATACTCTTTTTTACAAGTGCTAAGTCGTCAATGTCCGTGGTTAACACCCATTCATATATTTCATCGATTGTTAACGCTTCCAATTCCTCTTCCTCAGTCTGGATTCCGATATTCTCACATCCGCCAAGATAGACAGGCTTTCCATCCACTTCGATTAAGGTGATATTACTATGATTATCGGAAATGACAACCATTGCAGTCTGCTTTTCTGTTTCAACTATGACTTCAATATACAGCCTTTTCGGAGTATCTGCCTGGCCGGCAGCTACTTTTCCCGCTTCTATAAGTTTCAATGCCGCCAGTTCGTCTTCCATTGTAAGCCCATCTAATATTTCTAATTTTTTCTCTGGGTCACCGGCAGCCGCTCCAAGAGCAGCAGCGAACTCTAGACCCTTTGCCGACATACCAGGAATTCCAACCGACTTGGCATTTTTAATAATATTTCCGCTTGCTTTTACACTGATAGACTTGATCTGTCCATTAATTTTGCTCTTTGCTGTTGCGGCAGCTAAACTAATGGCAACTGGTTCTGTACAACCAAGTGCAATCACTAATTCTTTTTCTAAAACTGCCATTATTTTATGTTTCCCCATTATTCCCTCCAGAAAATGCTGACTTTCTATCATTTTAACATAATCATGCTCCATATTTTTTACTGTTTTATTTCCAGTTTCATTCAGGTAAAAGTAAGAGGCCTGCTCAAATTTGAACAGGCCTCTTACTTGACGCAAGTTGTTACCTAAATCCGATGATATTCTTTCATAATTTGCATAAGCTCTTCGTGGTTGATTGCAGGGACGATTTTCCCAAATGGTTTAACAGTGGTCATCGATTCCGCAGCAATCATCGCGTTAACGACTGATTCATCAACTGCCTGACAAACAGCTTCGTAAATGGGGTCAAATACCTCATCATTGACAAATTCCATCGTTAATTTCTCTTTTGATAATTGGGGAATTTCCATTTCATTGGCAGTTGAAAAGGCAAGAAAAATATCACCAGAACTATTTCCCCCAGGGCTCCCGCTCCTGCCAATGCCTATGGCAGCACGCTTTGCAACCCTTTGCAGTTGATGGGGAAGCATCGGAATATCAGTCCCAATAATGACAATAACCGAACCTTGTTCCTTTTCTAAAAGACTTTCTTTACTCATATGTTTTCCCAATGGAACCCCTAGAATGGTCAGCCACTCACGTAATCCAAAGTTTGCTTGAACGAGCACACCGATATGTTGTTGTTGACCATTAATCGTGACAACCCGTGATGATGTACCCGTTCCTCCTTTAAATTCGTAGCAAATCATTCCGGTCCCCCCGCCAACATTCCCCTCAGCGACTGGTCCTGATTTAGCGCTGTCAATTGCAGAAAGAACATGCCCTTCAGTGATATGTTGGCCGTTTATGTCATTAAGAACACCATCATACGTTTCAGCTATTACCGGCATTGCCCATAGATGTTCATCAGTGAATTGTTTTTCATAGTTATTCACCATCCATTTTGTTGTAGCATGGTGAGCAATTCCAACTGAATGGGTATTTGTAATACAGATTGGGCTCAGAAAATATCCGCCATCATTTATCCAATGGACCCCTGTCATTTCACCATTCCCATTTAAACTGTAGAAACCTGCCCAAACTGGTTCCATTTTTTCCTTTTTACCGCGAGGCAAAATGGCTGTTACTCCTGTACGTATTGGACCTTTTCCGATTTGTACTTGCCCTTCACCTTCAATAATTGTAGTAAAGCCAATTTCCACACCCGGAACATCTGTTATGGCATTAAATTCCCCTGGTATACCCGGAAACGGCAATCCAAGATCACGCCCACGTTTTTTTTTCATACAAAAACTCACTCCTCAGCACATCGAACACGTGCATACTTCTATTTTATTCTCAATTTATATTGATCCAATATCCATTGCGGCAGCTCCATTCGAGCTGTCATAAGCGGATCAACAACCTGACATATCCTTAAGTCACCCACTAAGGATAATAGCATTCCTGCTTCATCAATCGGCAGTCCAAGGTGTTCAACAATAAACGTGTGCATATTAATGGTTGC encodes:
- a CDS encoding protein adenylyltransferase SelO; amino-acid sequence: MLETGWNFENSYARLPNSFFTLHNPIPVEEPGLVILNAPLAESLGLNIEALQSEDGVAVLAGNRVPQGAEPLAQAYAGHQFGHFTKLGDGRAVLLGEQMTSKGERVDIQLKGPGRTPYSRGGDGRAALGPMLREYIISEAMHALGIPTTRSLAVVTTGEAVQRETALPGAILTRVAASHIRVGTFQYVAKWGTMEELRTLADYAISRHYPDIEADENRYLRFLEEVIKRQAALVAKWQLVGFIHGVMNTDNMTISGETIDYGPCAFMDTYDPATVFSSIDTQGRYAYGNQPYMAGWNLARFAEALLPLLDENQEKAVEKAQDAISHFSKIYEANWLEGMRAKLGIFNEESDDEKLINDLLSLMEKNHADFTNTFRALTLANNEETGLNGEPEFAEWYGKWKARLDRQEESKTSVEQLMRNSNPAVIPRNHRVEEALEAAVEQGDLIVMDRLLKILSNPYAYSPEKAEYCTLPEPSTGRYRTFCGT
- a CDS encoding CAP domain-containing protein codes for the protein MGRIFSILVILFILYVSGPFIKQKFANSDYAVSMKQIETKLNDVKKNPEIQAAIESLSGEVKQFVEQLGLFLDKNPLTEEPADREKVTLKTPADQVFSIHNIELGATKEDIENKLGQANRESLNEYGEKWYAFHNNYQSFFMVMFDDKNQAVGLYTNQDLIASSNGIKGGSSKETVRAVLGKPLSGIQKGLTILQIQENADYDVYLLDEVYVTIFYDKHENNTVTAMQLINKDLEQKKHELYTSASPELKEGFEYQLFDLTNASRVEHQLPILSWDNQVKETARKHSMDMAVNQYFDHTNLKGQSPFDRMKEDQIIFYLAGENLAYGQFSSIFAHEGLMNSIGHRQNILRKGYKYLGVGVAFNDQSQPYYTENFYAK
- a CDS encoding serine dehydratase subunit alpha family protein, translating into MGKHKIMAVLEKELVIALGCTEPVAISLAAATAKSKINGQIKSISVKASGNIIKNAKSVGIPGMSAKGLEFAAALGAAAGDPEKKLEILDGLTMEDELAALKLIEAGKVAAGQADTPKRLYIEVIVETEKQTAMVVISDNHSNITLIEVDGKPVYLGGCENIGIQTEEEELEALTIDEIYEWVLTTDIDDLALVKKSIELNKNIGLEGLSGNYGLNVGKTIQDNVKKGILSNDLATAAMSLAAAGSDARMAGSTLPVMANTGSGNQGIAVTLPVVAAAEKLQVSEDKMIRAVALSHLITIHIKSRFGRLSALCGVTAAGMGASGAIVYLLNGGLQQIKAAIQNTIGNVSGMICDGAKAGCAMKVSTCSNVAVQSALLALNHQEIQSTDGFIHDDVEKSIESFCKLGNEGTRQTDELILKLMLEK
- a CDS encoding P1 family peptidase, coding for MKKKRGRDLGLPFPGIPGEFNAITDVPGVEIGFTTIIEGEGQVQIGKGPIRTGVTAILPRGKKEKMEPVWAGFYSLNGNGEMTGVHWINDGGYFLSPICITNTHSVGIAHHATTKWMVNNYEKQFTDEHLWAMPVIAETYDGVLNDINGQHITEGHVLSAIDSAKSGPVAEGNVGGGTGMICYEFKGGTGTSSRVVTINGQQQHIGVLVQANFGLREWLTILGVPLGKHMSKESLLEKEQGSVIVIIGTDIPMLPHQLQRVAKRAAIGIGRSGSPGGNSSGDIFLAFSTANEMEIPQLSKEKLTMEFVNDEVFDPIYEAVCQAVDESVVNAMIAAESMTTVKPFGKIVPAINHEELMQIMKEYHRI